The genomic stretch GATGATATCGACCTTTTCAGCAATGGCCGTTTCAATGATCTTGGCCGCAGGCACCATCACGCCCAGATCAATGATGTCGTAATTGTTGCAGGCCAGCACGACGCCCACGATATTCTTGCCGATATCATGCACATCGCCTTTGACCGTGGCCATCAGCACCTTGCCCGCAGATTCGCGCCCCGTGCCACCGTTCAGGCGCTTTTCTTCTTCCATATAGGGCAGCAGCACGGCGACCGCCTGTTTCATCACGCGGGCGGATTTGACGACCTGCGGCAGGAACATCTTGCCCGCGCCGAACAGATCGCCCACGACATTCATCCCCGCCATCAGCGGGCCTTCGATCACATGCAGCGGGCGGTCGGCTTGCAAACGGGCCTCTTCGGTATCGGCGTCGATGAATTCGGTGATGCCGTTGACCAGCGCATGTTCCAGCCGTTTTTCGACCGACCAGTCGCGCCATTTCAGATCGCGTTCCTTCGCCTCGCGCGCGCCGGTGGATTTGAAACGTTCGGCGATGACCAGCATGTTTTCGGTCGCATCCGGCGTGCGGTTCAGCACCACATCTTCGCAGGCCGCGCGCAGATCAGGGTCGATACTGTCATAAACCGCCAACTGCCCTGCGTTGACGATCCCCATATCCATGCCGACCTGAATCGCATGATAAAGGAACACCGCATGCATCGCCTCGCGCACAGGATCGTTGCCACGGAAGCTGAAGGACAGGTTCGACACACCGCCCGAGACATGCACATGCGGCAGATCGGCGATGATCCGGCGGGTGGCGTTGATGAAATCGACGCCGTAATTGTCGTGTTCCTCGATCCCTGTCGCCACGGCAAAGACATTGGGGTCAAAGATGATATCCTCGGGCGGGAAACCCACCTTTTCGGTCAGCAGGCGATAGGCGCGGGTGCAAATCTCGACCTTGCGATCTTCGGTATCGGCTTGGCCCGCCTCGTCAAAGGCCATGACAACCACCGCAGCCCCGTAAGCACGGCAGAGCCGCGCCTGATGCAGAAACGCCTCTTCGCCTTCTTTCATGCTGATCGAATTGACGATGGCTTTGCCTTGCACGCATTGCAGGCCCGCCTCGATCACCTCCCATTTAGAGCTGTCGATCATCACCGGCACGCGGGCGATATCGGGTTCGGCGGCGATCAGGTTCAGGAATTCGATCATCGCCTGTTTGCTGTCGATCAACCCCTCGTCCATGTTCACATCAATGATCTGCGCGCCGTTTTCGACCTGATCACGGGCGACATCGACGGCCGCCGCATAATCGCGGTTGGTAATCAGCTTGCGGAATTTGGCCGATCCGGTGACATTCGTCCGCTCGCCCACGTTCACAAAGGGAATGTCGGGTGTCAGGGTGAACGGCTCCAGCCCCGACAGGCGCATCAGCGGCGTCTGCGCCGGGATCGCGCGGGGTTTATGGCCCGCCACGGCCGCGGCAATGGCGCGGATATGATCAGGCGTTGATCCGCAGCAACCGCCGACGATATTGACAAGACCGTCCTTGGCAAAGTCAGCGATCTGGCTGGCCATGAATGCGGGGCTTTCGTCATATTCCCCGAATTCATTGGGCAGTCCCGCATTGGGATAGGCGCAGATCAGCCTATCGGCCACGCCGGATAATTCCGCCAGATGGGCGCGCATTTCCGCCGCCCCCAGCGCGCAGTTCAGCCCGATGGTCAAAGGATCGGCATGGCGCACCGCATGCCAGAACGCGGTGGGTGTCTGGCCAGACAGGGTGCGGCCAGAACGGTCTGTGATTGTGCCGGAAATCATCACCGGCAGGCGCAGGCCATTGGCGGCAAAGATTTCTTCGCAAGCGAAAATCGCGGCCTTGGCGTTGAGCGTGTCGAAGATCGTCTCGATCAGGATCAGATCGGCCCCGCCGTCGATCAGCCCGCGCAATTGTTCGGCATAGGCCGCGCGCAGCTGATCAAAGGTCACGGCGCGGTAGCCCGGATTATTCACATCGGGCGACATCGACGCCGTGCGATTGGTCGGCCCCAGCGCACCCGCGACGAACCGCATCCGGCCGTCCTGCGCCGTGGCACGGTCCAGCGCCTGCCGGACCAGCCGCGCGCCGTGAAAGTTCAGATCATAGACCAGATGTTCCAGCCCATAATCGGCCTGCGCGATGGAGGTCGACGAAAACGTGTTCGTCTCGACGATATCCGCGCCGGCCATCGCATAGGCGTAATGGATATCCTCGATCGCCTGCGGCTGGGTCAGGATCAGCAGATCGTTATTGCCTTGCTGCGGCAGCGGCTTGTCGCCGAAAATCTGCGGATGACAGGCACAGCCCGCGCCATGGGCGGTGAAATCCCCCTCGCCAAAGCCCAGCGCCTGAATCTGCGTCCCCATCGCCCCGTCAAGGATCAGGATACGCTCTGCCGCCGCAGCGGCAATCCGGTCAAAGGCAGGGGATTTGGGCAAGATATGGGTCATAGTGCTCCGATCAAACGACAAAAGGCACCTGACGTGCCTGCCTTTCAGATAGGCTGCTGCGGTTGTGAAAACAAATTCATGTTGGGCAAGACGATTATGAGCTTCATTCATGTTCGGACCTATGCGCCCAGCGCGTCCGGCGCGCGGCGGTCGAATCGCTTTACTTACCCGATTATTTCTGTCAGGAATAAATCACCCAGTCGGAGACGCCAGTTGCCCCCCAGCTGCACCATGATCCGGCAAGGCATATGCCCTTTGGACAGGAATTGCCGATGCCCGATGCCCCCTATGATTTCCTGATCGACCTGATCGCGGCCCAAGATGATTGCGGCACCGATGGGATCGGGATGGAACCACAGCTGGTCGAGTTG from Yoonia vestfoldensis encodes the following:
- the metH gene encoding methionine synthase; its protein translation is MTHILPKSPAFDRIAAAAAERILILDGAMGTQIQALGFGEGDFTAHGAGCACHPQIFGDKPLPQQGNNDLLILTQPQAIEDIHYAYAMAGADIVETNTFSSTSIAQADYGLEHLVYDLNFHGARLVRQALDRATAQDGRMRFVAGALGPTNRTASMSPDVNNPGYRAVTFDQLRAAYAEQLRGLIDGGADLILIETIFDTLNAKAAIFACEEIFAANGLRLPVMISGTITDRSGRTLSGQTPTAFWHAVRHADPLTIGLNCALGAAEMRAHLAELSGVADRLICAYPNAGLPNEFGEYDESPAFMASQIADFAKDGLVNIVGGCCGSTPDHIRAIAAAVAGHKPRAIPAQTPLMRLSGLEPFTLTPDIPFVNVGERTNVTGSAKFRKLITNRDYAAAVDVARDQVENGAQIIDVNMDEGLIDSKQAMIEFLNLIAAEPDIARVPVMIDSSKWEVIEAGLQCVQGKAIVNSISMKEGEEAFLHQARLCRAYGAAVVVMAFDEAGQADTEDRKVEICTRAYRLLTEKVGFPPEDIIFDPNVFAVATGIEEHDNYGVDFINATRRIIADLPHVHVSGGVSNLSFSFRGNDPVREAMHAVFLYHAIQVGMDMGIVNAGQLAVYDSIDPDLRAACEDVVLNRTPDATENMLVIAERFKSTGAREAKERDLKWRDWSVEKRLEHALVNGITEFIDADTEEARLQADRPLHVIEGPLMAGMNVVGDLFGAGKMFLPQVVKSARVMKQAVAVLLPYMEEEKRLNGGTGRESAGKVLMATVKGDVHDIGKNIVGVVLACNNYDIIDLGVMVPAAKIIETAIAEKVDIIGLSGLITPSLDEMVHMAAEMERAGLDIPLLIGGATTSRVHTAVKIHPNYAAGQTVYVTDASRAVGVVSALLSPDQKAGYVDTIRAEYEKVAEQHARSERAKKRLPLAAARANALQIDWQDYRVTAPSFLGTKVYEDWDLAELARYIDWTPFFQTWELKGIYPKILQDEKQGQAARALFADAQEMLAQIIDEKWFRPRAVVGFWPANALGDDIRLFTDDGRKTELAMLHTLRQQVSKRDGRPNVALSDFVAPAGTPDYVGGFVVTAGVEEIAIAERFEKAGDDFNAILVKALADRFAEAFAERMHEVVRRELWGYAPDENLAPADLIGEPYRGIRPAPGYPAQPDHTEKTTLFRLLDAQATTGVKLTESMAMWPGSSVSGLYIGHPDAYYFGVAKVEQDQVLDYAARKGMDAAEVERWLGPVLNYVPQAKAALAAE